The following coding sequences are from one Nicotiana tomentosiformis chromosome 3, ASM39032v3, whole genome shotgun sequence window:
- the LOC104100655 gene encoding BAG family molecular chaperone regulator 7: protein MSRFRRFDLIEYSPSPSPSFFLKESSFLRPKTLLLNPSFHIEDELDSTLDLLCPNTFTPTTLLELTSPFDDFDTITDLIQIERTPFYTFTRRVHRRVGLGTELQSLSDRVSELERLFIEEKKKKKSKKVGERKYTWAAEIKSPEKDGVDRKYKWIAEVKDGKKKGDLDKSYKFTAEIKGKNEDSRTYTFKASNAGGDDSEIEKKEKKDKKKKCESGKSVGSARLVEIEEPSDHGALVLRQVFAKRVEKRRGKRKEISPQDAALAIQMSFRAYLIRRSQALRALRELAIAKTKLKELRALFNNFTYRRRVTRDAEERQRFSEKIIVLLLTVDAIEGADVMVRSAKKTMVDELEAMLDVIDPQPGGRPISVARRRTFDMPDGAIQKELAAGVAQVVQMLDESNAAESFEACL from the exons ATGAGCCGTTTCAGGAGATTTGATCTTATTGAGTactctccttctccttctccttctttcTTCCTCAAAGAATCCTCATTTCTCCGCCCCAAAACCCTACTCCTAAACCCCTCATTCCACATTGAAGATGAGCTTGACTCCACTCTCGATCTCCTTTGCCCTAACACTTTCACACCCACTACACTCCTCGAGCTCACCTCCCCCTTTGACGACTTTGATACCATCACTGATCTGATCCAAATCGAAAGAACCCCTTTTTACACCTTCACTCGCCGGGTTCATCGCCGGGTCGGACTCGGTACTGAGTTACAGAGTCTGTCTGACCGAGTCTCTGAACTCGAGCGGCTGTTCattgaggagaagaagaagaagaagagcaagAAAGTTGGTGAGAGGAAGTACACGTGGGCGGCCGAGATCAAGAGCCCCGAGAAGGACGGGGTTGATCGGAAGTACAAGTGGATTGCTGAGGTCAAAGATGGTAAAAAGAAGGGTGAtttggataaaagttacaaatttACTGCTGAGATCAAAGGGAAGAATGAGGATTCACGTACGTACACTTTCAAAGCATCAAATGCCGGCGGAGATGATTCTGAGAttgagaaaaaagagaagaaagataagaagaagaaaTGTGAGAGTGGTAAATCTGTGGGTTCTGCACGTTTAGTTGAGATTGAAGAGCCATCTGATCACGGGGCACTCGTCTTAAGACAG GTATTTGCGAAGAGGGTGGAGAAGAGAAGGGGGAAGAGGAAGGAGATATCACCACAAGATGCAGCATTAGCTATTCAAATGAGCTTCAGGGCTTACTTGATTAGGAGGTCGCAAGCACTGCGTGCTCTGAGGGAACTGGCCATCGCCAAGACTAAGTTGAAGGAGCTAAGGGCTCTATTCAACAACTTCACTTACCGACGTCGTGTTACCCGTGATGCTGAGGAGCGCCAGAGGTTCTCTGAGAAGATTATTGTGCTGCTTCTCACTGTTGATGCCATTGAG GGTGCTGATGTAATGGTCCGATCTGCAAAGAAGACGATGGTGGATGAGCTAGAAGCAATGCTTGATGTTATCGACCCCCAACCTGGCGGGAGGCCTATATCGGTTGCTAGGAGGAGAACATTTGATATGCCTGATGGTGCCATTCAGAAGGAACTTGCAGCTGGTGTTGCTCAAGTTGTTCAAATGCTTGACGAGTCCAATGCTGCTGAATCCTTTGAAGCATGCTTATGA
- the LOC138908017 gene encoding uncharacterized protein, producing the protein MRSDPNTRKSDALCEFHQERRHKTEDCIALGQEAINMLQQGHLKELLSNKGRTNFTRGREHHGPPKPPSPALTINMIIGGNDDASVNGTNFTTTHKLKRSITRERHDGLEESIILDESDADDLTFPHNDSLVITLCILDTNVKRIMVDDGSGVSIIHP; encoded by the coding sequence ATGAGATCAGACCCGAACACCAGAAAGTCTGACGCCCTCTGTGAGTTCCACCAGGAACGCAGGCACAAAacagaagattgcatcgcccttggACAGGAAGCCATAAATATGTTACAGCAAGGGCACCTCAAAGAATTGTTAAGCAACAAAGGGAGGACAAACTTCACTAGAGGACGTGAACATCATGGGCCGCCAAAGCCACCATCCCCAGCTCTtaccatcaacatgatcatcggcggcaacGATGATGCCTCTGTCAACGGCACAAATTTCACCACCACTCACAAACTCAAGCGGTCGATCACCCGCGAACGGCATGATGGACTCGAAGAGAGTATCATCTTAGACGAGTCAGATGCCGACGATTTGACTTTCCCTCATAATGATTCCCTTGTTATTACTTTATGCATTTTAGATACTAATGTCAAACGCATCATGGTGGACGATGGAAGTGGTGTAAGCATTATCCATCCCTGA